AGCACCACCGTGTGCGCGGCGCTCTCGCCCAGCACCAGCTCCATCACCTCCGCGGAGAGGGCCTCCAGGGCCACCGCGGGCAGGCGGTTCTCGGTGCGCAGCTTGACGAGCGACTGCGACGCGGCCGAGGCCACCGGCGTGGCCGTCCCCGCCACCTCCAGCAGCGACACCGCCGCGGCCAGGGCCAGCGTGGCCCGGTTGGCGTTGTCGGACAGCGGCGGAGCGTCCCGGGTGCAGGCGCCGATGAGCCCCGCCAGCTCGCCCGCGTCACGGCCGAGGATGGCGCGCACCGACTCGCGCGAGGGCCGGGAGAAGCGCTCCTCCGACTCCTGGCAGGCCGCGAGCGCCAGCGCATAGGCCACCGCGGAAGCCCGCTCGGCCTCCGCGCGCCCCGCGCCCAGCCGCCGGGCCACGCGCCGCGCCAGCTTGGCGAGCGCCGCGCCCTGCACTCCCACCCCACCGAGCTCCGCGAGCGCCGCGTCCACCACGCGCGCGTGCAACCGCGCCGCGCGGCCGAGCGGACCGGCCTCTCCTCCGAGCGCCTCGGCCAGCGAGGGCAGCACGCGCACCTCCATCGAGGGCGCCACCGTCATCAACCTCGCCACCAACGACGGCGCGTCCGGCACCGTGTCCGCGGCCACCAGCGCCACCTCCGTACCGCCGAGGGCCACCGCCTTCTCCACGTCCGCGGCGCTGCTGCCGGAGGCCGCCACGCCCTGGCGCGTGAGCAGCCGCACCGCCGCCTCGCGCAGCTCCTCGTCGTCCGACACCACCAGCATGGTGCGCGCCAGCGAGGCGGGCGCGAGCGTCGGCGGAGGCCGCGGCGCCGGCTCGGGCACGGGCGGTGGCGGCAGGGGCGGCGGCGCGGGGACGGCGGAGACCTCCTCGAAGGCGGACTCGTCCAGCAGGCGCTCGCGCGTGCGGGTGTGCTTGTCGGCGTAGGGCGTGACGCCCGCCTGCGTCTCCGAGCCCGCCAGCGGCATCATGTTGGACCAGTCATCCATCTGGTCCGGGTCATCTCCCCGGTAGAAGCGGCCGATGGCGCGGCGGATGGCTCCCTCGGTGGCGTAGATGCCGCGCACGGGACAGCCGGTGATGAACTTGAGCTCGTCCAGGCGCGCCAGGTCGCGAGGCTCGCGCATGGCGCACACCAGCTCCTTGGACTGCTGGGCCACCGGCACCGCCTCGAGCCGCTCGGCCTTCTCCAGCGGCAGCAGCGCCAGCAGGCCCTTGGGCACCGGCATGGTGCGCAGCACCTTGTCCGACACGAACGCGATGCCTCCCTGCTCGCTGAGGGCTCGCACCACGTCCTCGTCGGTGAGGATGCCCTCGGCCACGAGCAGCTCGCCGATGCGCCCGCCGGTGCGCTTCTGCCGCTCCAGCGCGCCCTTGAGCTGCGACTCCGACAGCTTGCCGGCCGCCACCAGCATCTCCCCCAGCTTGCGGCGCCCCGTGCGCATCACACGCGTGGGCACCTGCATGGCCACGGAGGAGCCCACCGCGCTCATCGTCATCGAGCGCGCGCCGGTCGGCGACACATGTGGAATGGATGAAGGGCCCACCCCGCTCAGCGTCATCGCGCGGGCGCCGGCCGGCGGAGGCACCTGCATCGTGACGGAGGTGCCCGCGCGCGCCTCGGGCGGCGGGGGCGGAGGCTGCGTCCGGCCCGCGTCCCCCACGCTGCGCATGGAGGGAATCGACGGCGTGCCCGGGCGCGGGCCTCCGGGAAACGGCGGGCGCGAGCGCACCGAGGTGAGCGTCGGCGGCCGCTGCATCCCCGCGTCCGAGCCCAGGCGGATCTCCTCGCCCCGCACCTCGCCCGAGCCCTCCAGCGGCGAGTGGCGGTCGGGGAAGCAGCGCGAGAAGAGCGCCGCCACGTCCTGCGGGCCCACGCGCAGCCGGTGGTCGAAGAGGAAGTTCTGCAGCGCGTCCGAGATGTCGCGCGCCCGCTGGAAGCGCGCCGTCGGGTTCTCCGCCAGCGCCCGGGTGACGATGCTCCACAGCGCCGGCGGCACGCCCGGCAGCGGCGACAGCGCCTTCACGTCGAACTGGGCGATGTTGCGCAGCGTCTGGAAGTAGTCCGTCCCCCCGAAGAGCTGCTTGCCGGCGAGCAGCTCGTACAGCATCAGCCCGATGAGGAAGAGGTCCGCGCGCTGGTCCACCTCGGCGCCCTTCACCTGCTCCGGCGCCAGGTACCCCGCCTTGCCCTTCACCACGCCCACCTGCGTGCCGTTCTGCGCGTTGGCCGCCTTGGCGATGCCGAAGTCCGCCAGCTTCACCTCGCCGCTGCTGGCCACCATCACGTTGGACGGGTTCACGTCCCGGTGGATGATGTTGAGCGGCCGGCCCGCCGCGTCCGAGCGCCCGTGCGCGTACGCCAGCCCCTCGGTCACCTGCTGGACGATGAAGCACACCTCGCGCAGCCCCAGCGGCACCTGGTGGGACGCCGAGCCCCGCTGCACCGCCCGCAGGTTCTCCCCGTCCACGAACTCCATCACCATGTAGTACTGCCCGTTGATGGCCCCCAGGTCGAACACCTGCACCACGTTGGCGTGCTGCAGGCACACCGTCAGCTTCGCCTCGCGCAGGAACAGCTCCACGAACTCCCGGTCCTGGGCGAGCGACGGAAGGATGCGCTTCACGGCCACCGGCTTCTCGAAGCCCTCGGCTCCGACCACCTTGGCCAGGAACACCTCCGCCATCCCGCCGGCCGCGAGCTTGCGGATGAGTCGGTATGTGGCCATGCCGGCACCTCCCCCATCTCCCTAGGTTGCGTGCTCGGTATGCTCACGGGAGGGCGTCTTGGTGAGTCCCCTTCGCCCCGGGACGCCAGGAACGTCCACCCGCGGGCACTCCCATGACGCATCGCGCCCCTACCTCGTTCACCGGTGGTCAGCGGCCTACGACTCCAGGGAAGGTGGGGCGCTCTGCGGCACGGGAGGAGCTGGCGGCACATGCCCCTTCACCCCCGGGGCGCCGCGTCTCGTTGGATCAGAAAATTCGACGAGGACAACAGGTGAAGTGCGAGGGACGCGGCGGGTAGGGCGTGGTAGCGTGTCCTTCCGTGGCGCAGCCGTACGACGACGACGACGAGCAGCAGGACGAGCAGACAGCAACCCTGCACAGGGCCGAGTCCGGCCGGGTGCGGCTGAAGCTGGTGGTGCTGTCGGGGCCCAGTGCCGGACGCAGCCAGGTGCTCGAGCCTGGGGAGTACCTGGTGGGCAAGGCCCCCACGTGCGACATCGTCCTGAGCGACAAGACCATCTCGCGGCAGCACCTGAAGCTGGTGGTGCGCCAGGATGGCGTGCAGGCGGTCGACATGGAGTCGCACAACGGCTCCTTCTGCGAGGGGCTGCGCTTCTCCGAGCTGGAGCTGCGCCCTGGAACCGTCATCACCCTGGGCACCACCGAGCTCAAGTTCGTCCCGGAGGACACGCGGGAGCGCTCGGTGACGCTCTCCTCGCGCACCCAGTTCGGCGCCCTGGTGGGCAGCAGCCGCAAGATGCGCGAGGTGTTCACCCTGCTGGAGCGCATGGCGCCCGGCGGCTCGGACGTGCTCATCCAGGGTGAGACGGGCACGGGCAAGGAGCTGTGCGCCGAGGCGCTCCACCAGGAGAGCCCGCGCGGCAAGGGGCCCTTCGTCATCGTGGACCTGGCGGGCATCGCCCCCTCGCTCATCGAGTCGGAGCTGTTCGGCCATGTGAAGGGAGCCTTCACCGGCGCCCAGAGCGACCGCGCGGGCGCCTTCGAGCGCGCGAGCGGGGGCACCGTCTTCCTCGACGAGGTGGGCGAGCTGCCGCTGGAGCTGCAACCGAGGCTGCTGCGCGTGCTGGAGCGGCGCCAGGTGAAGCGGGTGGGCGCCAACGACTACCGCACCGTGGACATGCGGGTGGTGGCGGCCACGCACGTGGACCTCGAGGGCGCGGTGAAGGCCGGGAAGTTCCGCCGCGACTTGTTCCACCGGCTCGCGGTGCTGCGCGTCACGCTGCCGCCCCTGCGCGAGCGGCCCGATGACATCGCCCTGCTCATCGACACGGTGCTCAAGCGGATGGGCCGGCCGCCCAGCGCGCTGTCGGACCAGACGCGGGCGCTGCTCACCCAGTACCCGTGGCCGGGCAACGTGCGCGAGCTGCGCAACGTGGTGGAGCAGGTGGTGAACCTGGGCGAGGAGGCCCTGCCGGAGCTGGAGCCGCTGCCCGGCGAGTCCCTCACGGGCGACGCGCACTCCGGCGCCGGAACGCCCGAGTTGGATCTGCCCTTCAAGGAGGCCAAGGAGCGGCTCATCGAGGGCTTCGAGCGGGACTACCTCAAGGGTCTGATCGAGCGCTGCGAGGGCAACATCTCCCGCGCCTCGCGCGAGGCCGGCATCGACCGGGTGTACCTGCGCAAGCTGCTGAAGAAGCACGGTCTGGAGGACCGGAGCGGCGCCAGGGAGGCATGACGGCAGTCACCGGAAAGAGGCGCCCGGTAGTTGGATCGCCTCTTGCAGTGGGTTGGGGACGTCTCCATCGCGGGAAGGGTCCCCATGAACGTCGGCAGGCTGGCGCAGGCAGTGGTTGCTCGGGCGGGAACGCAGGGCCAGCGGCTCGAGCAGGGTCCCCGGCGCGAGTCGGCGAAGCCTGAGCAGGCCCGGAAGTCCTCGCCGGGCGGCGCTCCCGCGGGCAAGTCCGCTCCCGGCGGCGACGCCGGAGCCGCCCGGGGCGCGCGGCGCCAGGAGGGGATGGAGGTCCGCGGTGATGCCGCCGGGGCGTCCCAGGGTGGCTTCGAGGGCGTGGCGGACAAGCACGGCGTGGCCGACAAGCAGAAGGCCCCGTGGAAGCCCCAGACCGACCCGGCCCGTTTCGCGTCCCAGGGCCAGGCGCCCCTCGCGCGCGAGACGCCGGCCCCGGCGACCCCCGAGCTCTCCCGGGAGCAGGCCGCCGTCGACAAGGATGCCCCTGGCGCCGAGCGCCGGGCCGTCATGGGCCGCGCGCAGCTGCGCGCCGCGGTGGTGGATCGCCTCGTCCGGGGCCTGACGGACCTCCAGGTCCGGCTGAGCGACTTCCTGAAGAGCCCCGCCCGCCGGCAGGGTGTCGTCAGCCTGTCGCTGGTGTTGAGCGAGAGCTCCGTCACCCACGAGCTGTGGCAGGAGCCGATGTCCACGCCCGAGGGCCGGATGCGCCTGATCCAGATGCTGGGCCTTCCGCTGGAGACGGACGACGGCTCGGTGGCGCGGGTGCTGGTGGACGAGGTGCGTCAGGCCTTCAAGGACTTCCACGCCAGTGTCGCGGGCCGCAAGTGCCGGCAGGAGTACGCGGAGCTGATGCGGCGCTTCGAGGAGGCGAACGTGCTGCCCGTGGTGGCCGGCCACGACACCGGGCCGATGGTGGCCGAGCTCACCCGGCTGGGCGTGCGGCTCGAGAGGGACTTCACCCTGTCACTGCTGGTGGACCCGCACACCATCGCGGTGGGGTTCCTCCC
This is a stretch of genomic DNA from Archangium violaceum. It encodes these proteins:
- a CDS encoding protein kinase domain-containing protein, producing the protein MATYRLIRKLAAGGMAEVFLAKVVGAEGFEKPVAVKRILPSLAQDREFVELFLREAKLTVCLQHANVVQVFDLGAINGQYYMVMEFVDGENLRAVQRGSASHQVPLGLREVCFIVQQVTEGLAYAHGRSDAAGRPLNIIHRDVNPSNVMVASSGEVKLADFGIAKAANAQNGTQVGVVKGKAGYLAPEQVKGAEVDQRADLFLIGLMLYELLAGKQLFGGTDYFQTLRNIAQFDVKALSPLPGVPPALWSIVTRALAENPTARFQRARDISDALQNFLFDHRLRVGPQDVAALFSRCFPDRHSPLEGSGEVRGEEIRLGSDAGMQRPPTLTSVRSRPPFPGGPRPGTPSIPSMRSVGDAGRTQPPPPPPEARAGTSVTMQVPPPAGARAMTLSGVGPSSIPHVSPTGARSMTMSAVGSSVAMQVPTRVMRTGRRKLGEMLVAAGKLSESQLKGALERQKRTGGRIGELLVAEGILTDEDVVRALSEQGGIAFVSDKVLRTMPVPKGLLALLPLEKAERLEAVPVAQQSKELVCAMREPRDLARLDELKFITGCPVRGIYATEGAIRRAIGRFYRGDDPDQMDDWSNMMPLAGSETQAGVTPYADKHTRTRERLLDESAFEEVSAVPAPPPLPPPPVPEPAPRPPPTLAPASLARTMLVVSDDEELREAAVRLLTRQGVAASGSSAADVEKAVALGGTEVALVAADTVPDAPSLVARLMTVAPSMEVRVLPSLAEALGGEAGPLGRAARLHARVVDAALAELGGVGVQGAALAKLARRVARRLGAGRAEAERASAVAYALALAACQESEERFSRPSRESVRAILGRDAGELAGLIGACTRDAPPLSDNANRATLALAAAVSLLEVAGTATPVASAASQSLVKLRTENRLPAVALEALSAEVMELVLGESAAHTVVLAEPNTARASALQARFLADGVRVVLADSAARARTLLAQGSQALVVASQLPDGDGAALTRSLRSSADTASLPIFVLAPPEDPGLVEAGLDAGADDVLMYPVNPDVLVAKLRRALQPRRAAVVPAPVVLASASVSA
- a CDS encoding sigma 54-interacting transcriptional regulator; amino-acid sequence: MAQPYDDDDEQQDEQTATLHRAESGRVRLKLVVLSGPSAGRSQVLEPGEYLVGKAPTCDIVLSDKTISRQHLKLVVRQDGVQAVDMESHNGSFCEGLRFSELELRPGTVITLGTTELKFVPEDTRERSVTLSSRTQFGALVGSSRKMREVFTLLERMAPGGSDVLIQGETGTGKELCAEALHQESPRGKGPFVIVDLAGIAPSLIESELFGHVKGAFTGAQSDRAGAFERASGGTVFLDEVGELPLELQPRLLRVLERRQVKRVGANDYRTVDMRVVAATHVDLEGAVKAGKFRRDLFHRLAVLRVTLPPLRERPDDIALLIDTVLKRMGRPPSALSDQTRALLTQYPWPGNVRELRNVVEQVVNLGEEALPELEPLPGESLTGDAHSGAGTPELDLPFKEAKERLIEGFERDYLKGLIERCEGNISRASREAGIDRVYLRKLLKKHGLEDRSGAREA